TTTTTCTTCAAGGAACAACGTGGCGATCTCGTCGTCCTGGTCCGCCACGGCTTCTGTCAAATCAGCCAGGGCTTTCTTGGCCATGGCCTGGAGTTCGGCGGGGATTGCTTCAATTTTGTATGTCGAGCCCATCGTGTTGTCATCGACATAAACAATGGCGAGCTGGTTGATGACGTCGATCTGGCCCCGCAGCGTGTCTTCCTTGCCCAGCGGAATCAAAACCGGCCAGGCATTGGCCTTGAGCTTGTCGCGCATTTCATTGACGGCGTTGTCGAAGTTGGCGCCGACGCGGTCCATCTTGTTGACGAAAGCGATGCGGGGAACATTGTATTTGGTGGCCTGGCGCCAGACGGTTTCGGACTGGGGCTGCACACCCGCCACGCCGCAAAACACCGCAACCGCGCCGTCAAGCACGCGCAGGGAACGCTCCACTTCCGCCGTGAAATCCACGTGGCCGGGAGTGTCGATGATATTGACGCGGTTCTTGGTGCCTTCGTAAACCTTAACCAGGCCGGCTTCGGGCTTCACAGGCCAGAAACAGGTGGTGGCGGCGGACGTGATCGTGATGCCGCGTTCGCGCTCCTGTTCCATCCAGTCGGTCACCGTGGTGCCGTCATGCACCTCGCCGATCTTGTGGATCATGCCGGTGTAAAACAGGATACGCTCGGTGAGCGTGGTCTTCCCCGCGTCAATATGGGCGCAGATGCCGATATTGCGGGTTCTTT
This genomic window from Candidatus Methylacidiphilales bacterium contains:
- a CDS encoding GTP-binding protein: MAASPTRAYTLERTRNIGICAHIDAGKTTLTERILFYTGMIHKIGEVHDGTTVTDWMEQERERGITITSAATTCFWPVKPEAGLVKVYEGTKNRVNIIDTPGHVDFTAEVERSLRVLDGAVAVFCGVAGVQPQSETVWRQATKYNVPRIAFVNKMDRVGANFDNAVNEMRDKLKANAWPVLIPLGKEDTLRGQIDVINQLAIVYVDDNTMGSTYKIEAIPAELQAMAKKALADLTEAVADQDDEIATLFLEEKAPTAMQLKQAIRRLVCTNKIVPVVGGSAFKNKGVQALIDAVVDYLPSPIDIPPAVGLDPDSPGTKIEAPANDDHKFCGLAFKLWSDPFVGKLIFFRVYSGKLSKGDTIYNPRTNKRERVSRIIQIQAD